A window of Gossypium hirsutum isolate 1008001.06 chromosome D13, Gossypium_hirsutum_v2.1, whole genome shotgun sequence genomic DNA:
CTTGCGACTTGTTTGGGTGTTTTCTCTCTAGCATTAGATGTACTGGCTATGTCTTGCAACACCTACTAGTCTCCTCTCTTGAACATTTGGTAAAAGTATTTTTAAGGGATGTCTGCTATGTAACCTGCTTGCTGATGGTGATGGTTCCATCGCACTTTATGGAATTTGTTCCTTATAAATATGATGCACTATCTAAAGAAAGGATGAGCTTTGGAAGAATAAACATCTGGAAAGCTATTTAATTAGTAGATTTTTGCTACAGTTTATCCTAGATTCTGTTTTCTTTGCTTAGCCACTAATATTCTCTGCTTGCTAAAAGCTAAGTATTCTGActgcattttcacaaatacaggGAAAGCGGAACCCCCGAGCAGCAGATCCACCTGTTGATAATGTTAAAAACTCTCAGTTTCTTGTTCTGATTTCAGAGAACTTTATGGAGGGCCGTGCTGCTTTAAGTCGCTCTGGAGTTCCAAGTTTGGCAACCAATCAGAGTCCTGTGAAAATGGACATGGCTTCTGTCACTTCAGTTACGGGACCATCTCCATCATCAGGTGGTTTATGCAGAATCTGTTGATCCCTTCTGTAGAATGCTGCTTTTAACTGGATACTGATCGTTGCATGTGACTGACTAATTTGTGTGCTTATTCATATTCATGGCTCTGCTCTATTAAGCACATTAGCAAATAGAAAAGCTGGGAACTAATGTGCATTATGCTAGATGCTAAGCCTTTCCACTTGTAACCTTGATTTTCATATCTTAGTTCTGTCAGGTCTGACTTCATTATGCTAGATTCTTGAGATCTTCTTTTCAGTTTTCATCACTAAAGAAGGCTTCTTAGTGATTACCTTGTAACATAAGCTCTTTGCCTCTTATTGATTGATATGTTTCTTCTTCAGCATCAAAGAAGTAAAAGAACAATTATCTAAAAAGCCTAGACATATCCCTTTCCATTGCAGAATTTAATAATGGAAACAAAAGACCTGTTCTGCATCTGTTAACTTGCTGTGCGCCtcattcatttattaattttagtcTGTAGATAGTACAGTAGATACAGATTCACACACCACTtaggaaaataaaaattgagCATTGGAGAAATAAACAGATTTGACTTGCTGTGAAGTTGTTATTTATGCTGTGACCAATTCTTGCGTAAGACTTTCTTTTTATCTCTTTTTTAGTGAATGGATCTATGGTGGGCAAGCTACCTGTTTCTGTTGGAAATGTTGCCACTGCTACTGTAAAAGTTGTAAGTCCCATTTACTTTAGTTAATGAAAAGTTGTTTCTGTGTTATTTGGATATTtaagcatattttattattcaggAGCCCACAACGATAACATCCATGGCAACTGGACCTGCTTTTTCACATGTTCCCTCTGTTCCACGAGTGCCTTCTCAAGCAATCCCGACCTTGCAAACCTCTTCGCCATTGACAAATACACAGGAGGGCATGACAAGTGGTGACAACATGCAAGAACTAAAACCTTCTGTAAGTGGCATGACACAACCTTCACGTCCTGTGCCTCCAGCTGCTGCAAATGTGAACATACTAAACAATCTTTCTCAAGCACGGGTTATGAGCTCTGCTGCTCTCACTGGAGGAACTTCTATAGGACTTCAATCAATGGGTCAAACACCAGTGGCCATGCATATGTCCAATATGATATCTAGTGGAATGGCATCCTCTGTGCCTCCAGCTCATGCTGTATTATCATCTGGGCAACCGACTATGACTTCATTAACTGGCTCAGGAGCTCTTACAGGGACTGCACAGGTCCCACCAAACTCAGGTCTTAGTACATTTTCTTCTGCAAGTTCAAATGTGGCTGGGAATTCAAACATTGGAATTTCACAACCAACGGGCAATGTTCAAGGAGCAGTGAATATAGGCCAATCAGTACCTGGCATGAGCCAAGGAAACCATTCAGGTACCCAAATGATGCAAAGTGGAGTTGGCATGAGCCAGAACATGAGTGCCCTTGGTCAATCAACTGTCTCTTCTGGAAATGGCACAATGATTCCTACTCCAGGCATGTCTCAACAAGTACAGTCTGGAATGCAGACACTTGGAGTGAGCAACAGTTCAGCTGCTAGTATGCCACTATCACAACAGACGTCAAGTGCTTTGCAATCAGCACAATCCAAATATGTTAAAGTCTGGGAGGTAATCTAGTGCATGATTTTAGACGATAGTGATGATAAATATATGGACCTCCTTGCATTGAGTAAATGTAGAAACTTCTGGGTGAATTCCTTCTAAACTTTAGTGGcagttcatttttttaattatttttatacgtATATCATGGTAGAAGGTACTTTAATACTTTCGGCTCTTTCATTCTTGTGTGATTATAGATCTCCCAATAAACCATATTTCCTGAGAGCTATTCTTTTGCTTGGGGGAGACATGCTGTGTACAATCTCTTAGGAACAATCTTGCTTGAAATTTGCCGTTATATCACTTATTTTCCCTATAATCTTCTGGTCCCTTCTTGGATCAACTGGGGGTACTCTCATTCATGACGAGTAGAATTTCTTGTTGAAGGAAGAGGAATTGGAATGTTGATGCTTCTGTGAAATCATTCCATGCTTTGCAATTTACTTGAGGGGCCCTGTGCACCTTTATTGTCTCCCCATAAAACACTGCCTTCACctaaattagtaataaaaatagaGGTTTTGTTGGTTCCGAAAAAGTAGTGCCTGAGAAGGTGAGCAAGATAATAAAACCTGTAATGCTTCTGGCTTCAGTTTTCTCCTTGTATATCTTTCTTTTCTCGTTAATTCCTTGAAATATTGTTGGTGATATGTATGTgcataataaatatttttgtattatttgccGCTTTATTTGTTGTATATTTTCTTGTGGCATGTCTAATTCTCTTGAATGATCAATAAATTCAGGGAAATTTATCTGGCCAGAGACAAGGGCAGCCGGTCTTTATCACCAGATTGGAAGTATGTTTACGAACATCTGTTGATGATGTTACTTCAAATACAGCAcacttcctttttttcttttttctttttttttttgattctttttaatgcCTTGCGTAATCTGCTTCAACCATGCTTTTGACTTCGGAGCTATTTGTTGCAGGGTTATCGGAGTGCCTCAGCTTCTGAGACGTAAGTCAATGGTTAATGTGTaacttctttttctctttttcagtcCCTAGTGGggataatataatgataaaaatactcATTCTATTTCTTTTAGACGTGGCTTTCATTTTTCTTACAGGATTTTAGGTTCTTTGATgactctattatttttatatatatttaaagccAATCTAGGTTAATAGAACGTAAGGATTCTGGTTTTGTTGCTTCAGACTTGCAGCACATTGGCCACAAACCATGCAAATAGTTCGTCTTATATCTCAGGATCACATGAATAACAAGTAAGTTCTAGTTTGTGAAAACATTGTCCTTTATCTTTCAATTTTCtcaataattttgttttattcaacATCAGGCAATATGTTGGGAAGGCAGATTTTTTAGTTTTCAGGGCAATGAATCAGCATGGATTTCTTGGACAGCTACAAGAGAAGAAGCTTGTAAGTGGTTGAGGATAATTTTACATTTGAAGCAATGCTGAATTTCAATTTGAATGTCTTCCAGGACTCATGTAGACCCCCAAATAAGCAAACTTACTGCTCAGATTCTTGTTGATGTTTACAGCTGAAGCTTGAGACTTTGTAATTGTATCTGTATCTCCTGGAGTGTTTCTAGGAGCCATGTCAAGCTTTGAATTTCTCTAAATTATCCTATCaatcatttttaatttgaaattgcgGATTATTCTGACCTAATTTCCCACTTCTCATTCCTGCAGTGTGCTGTAATTCAGTTGCCACAACAGACATTGCTGCTTTCAGTTTCTGACAAAGCCTGCCGCTTGATAGGAATGCTTTTCCCTGGGGTGAGAATGTTTTAACTTTGAGTCCAAGCTTTAGTTTGTCATGTGTggattattattgttatattctGGTGCCTTTTCTAATCTGAATAACAATAACCTGTACTTATTCCCAGCTACACAGTTCCAACACGCCACCAGGCCTCCACCCCTCTCTAGacaaaccaaaaaaattaaacgAAATGGTAAAAACTGCAAACTAGATGAGTAGCCTGTAGCTTTATATGAATTTTCTGTAGCCTCCATTTACTTCTTGCTTTTGCTTACAATGcaaaatgaaatttgattaaCATGTAATCACTGAAATGCTATACTGGTCGTAACATATCTATTTTATATGAAAGTAATACTTTTTAGTTTTCCAAAAAAAGGGAACAATTCCACTCATCCAAAAATATTACTTGCTTTTTGCTCCAAGATTGAAAAGAAAATAGTGAAATCAGCAATGACATGGACTCTTAATTTTGTTCTTTCATTACCTTATTGCTTTAGATTTATTTGAACTAAGCTCTTTATGGAGTCAGGATATGGTTGTCTTTAAACCACAAATGTCCAGCCAACAACAGCTGCAattgcagcagcagcagcagcagatgCAGCCCCAGTTACAGCAGCAGCAACAGCAGAATTCACAACTGCAACAGCAGCAGAATCCACAGCTGCAACAACAGCAGCTTCCGCACTTGCAGCAGCAGCAACTCCCTCAGCtacaacaacagcagcagcagctaCCACAGCTGCAACAGCAGCAGCTTTCCCAGCtgcagcagcaacaacaacaacagcagcagcagcagcagcagcagcagcaactgCAGCAACAGTCGCAACACCCTCAGATGCAGCAACAACAAATGGTTGGTTCAGGAATGGGTCCTGCTTACGTTCAAGGTCCAGGACGATTACAATTAGTTTCTCAGGGGCAAGTTCCATCACAGGCCCCACCTAATATGCCAGGAGGGGGATTTATGAGTTAAATCAGCAACACCTTGGAATCTACTGGCCTAATTAGAAATAACTAGTCTTTATCAGTGACTTTAGTGGCTAAGCATGAGGAGAAAGTCATGTAGTATCATCTGGGAtgaagtaatttttttatgtacTGATGATAACGTCTAACATGGTACATTCATAATGTGCCATCATTCGTGTTTCTAAAGTAACTAATGAGGTGGGAGGAAGCAAGGGTTTTGCTGATGAATTTCATTACTTGTATTTCAAAGAGATTTGCTGGTACGGAATTTCGATATAAAAGTTAATTCCTCTTCATCTTATCATGCAAACCTGTGTGAACTAGTTAATAATATAAGGCTAGGCTACATTAATTCATTTCGTATAGGATCCGATTTTGAATGTCATGCAGTAACTAAGCCATCAGTTGTTTTGATGATGGATTTTGGAATACCAACTTTCATGGATTATAGTAGAAATGCTTAGTATCAATCCATGCTCAAGTCTCTAAGACTGATGTTTACTCTTGGCACACCTTGAACATAAAAGTGGTAAAAAAACCATAGCATTCAAGAATTTGTAATCACAACAGCACATCACTGAAAGCTTTATCCCATCCTCTGAGAAGAGAACAGAATTGAAACAGCATACCTTTTGTGATACGAGTCTCAAAGGCCCAACCCCAGCCTAAACAAGAAGACAAACTATGCTTACTTGAAAATTAggctaaattgtcaaagtgacccaatttgtaaagttttattttttttaaatacttagtttaaatttttatgtaaatattcagtccaagaggcccaattaaaagcccttggtCGAATTtcgatttaaaattaaaataattaggagtttgtttagttttagttttctaattagattaggaaaatatttgaaaagcCTATATAAACGCTTGGCCAGCCACCGTGTTAAAtacttctcaattatatcaaaaattttagatttgtttaagtgcagaattctctttgagttttttctccaagaattctctcttgggttttctttagaagttgttttaacaatcttttgattgtgggagccatcttcagccttcttcttgccattgatattctttggaggggagattagagtcgtttgtagggagttgtgagatctttcgggatttcaaggcttcttaggacttttcttttatttgcttgctgtcaatttcttttctttatttctgcttgtgccgaatctttatctaatttatttgctgttcttattgtgtttccagcctttttctatcttaaagaaTCGGCCAAAAagccccaatttctagggttcttgctgATTCattcatactctttttgggtgaaattagattgccgaaatttggggaaaactatcttggtgttcaattgggcagaatcgcaatctcctttagggtttcaagaaccctaacacttatttctattctcaatttaattctttgctgatttgggaattttatttcagatctggaaatttaaagttctaatcttttaattttctgtttcgtttcagatctgattgtttagagcttttgtaggagttttccgtgacttggcaactcgatcttggtccacgcgcaaccccCGTATCATCTTTTGTCTCTCTATATTAATGTTTAAAGTTTAAAAGCCCCCTCCACACAAGGTGGGGAAAAAAACAAGAGGTCAATGTCCACTGAGGTAGACACTGAATAAGAAGCCAGAAAGCTTAAACCAAGGAATCAGACCAGCCTATATGAGCAAAAAGCAACTTCCCTGTAGATTGAACCATTAGAAAAGATCTAGTCTAGATAAATTTGGAGCACTATGATGTCAAAATGACGACAATGTTAAATGAAAGATTagtgaaaatatttatgttatcATTGTAATTTTGTTTGCATTCAGCTTTTGGCCTCCAATGGAAGAAGGGGGGGGGGAGTGGGGACACCTCAAAATAAAGACAGTGACCCGTACCAAACTTTCCCATAAACAAGCAGCCTCCTTGCTTTAATCATTATTTCAGAACCTATGGCCTTAATTTCTACCATAAAGCTACATAGAAAGAATGTATAATGATTTTGGGATTGATCCAAAGCACCAACCAATAAAACTTCCCGTCATTGGCTTAGggtcccaaagctcgtaaaaaaTGCAGAAAAGCCAACAATGTCCTTTTGCTAAAGTATAGGAAGTTTCTAGTAGGGCTTCGTGTTGCTACTTGCCAGCCATTAAAAGTCCTTTTATTCCTTAACTTGCATCATGGTGGAGTAGAACATTTCAGTATCTGTCGCCATAAGTCCAAAGCTGTCACTTCTCATTCCTTGGGATCTCTAACCTTATTTGTTTTTGTTATGAGATACCTTGTTAAGTTAACCACTTTGATCGGATAAAAGAAAACTCCCCATCTGATGTTATTTATTATATGCTTACTACGCAAACCAAACTTTTTATTACCTCCGTCATAATTTTATTATCAACTCTCCACGAtgtggtgaaattacattttatcaTATCTATGACACTATCACCAACCCCAAGTAGTAGGAGGTGTGTTCAAGGATCCTCATCCTCATAAGTCTTTAAGACTCTACTTCACATACTAATGTTGTGTCAAATTCTTATCAGAACCTTCCATTTTCTTCCAAACTCTCCGGAACCATTGCTAGCAACTCTCTACACACTATATGAACCGCTTCCAACCTCCAACATCACATATTATATCAACATATACATACTtctgaaaacaaaagaaattaagaATCAGAGTTTGAAAATTTCTTTCCAATATGAAAATGCTAGAACCACTTGCTTATTatcaaaatagaatttatttggTATTATATGACTGTGGAACTTGCATATGAATCATATCATTCTATTGTAATCATTTGATAAATTGTGACTCCAGTAAAACCAAGGATCCTGTTAGTTTCCCATTCATATTTTCCcaactaattaattatttttggagAGTGCTAAATACACATAAATTGTATGCATCggtttttccttcaattttattAGGGGTTTTTAAGGGCATGTAGGAGAGGGTCTTGAGAGATGGAAAAAGATATTCGTTTCAAAAAAGGAAAAGGGTTAAATAAAGTAAACAATTGCGTTACTTTGTTATAAGATTAAGATGCTGTTTTTAAAAAGTTGggataaaaggttttgagggaaATGGTAGAAGAAATAtcacaaaaagagaaaaagagctAACCAAAGTAAATGGGATGTCATTTTCTTAACTTTATTCCATGAAGCAAAGTAAATCATGTATCACTAACAAGTCCCAAGTCCTCTACTTAAACAGATGGTGACGATGACCCAACTCCTTACATTCAGGAGATACCTCAATCTTCCAATTCAATACTTTTTgcaaaaaatggtttcaacatcCCCTCCAAAGGTGAGAACATGATGAGTTAGCTTGTATTTCCTGGCCAATGGCCAACACCAATTgactatttttcctttttgattcTAACAGGAAGTTCAATCCATCGGGAAATGGGCAGAAGGCGATCCTACTCGCAGAGCCAAATGGTGGTACTCCACTTTTCACACTGTCACGGCCATGATAGGTGCAGGTGTCCTCAGCTTGCCCTATGCCATGGCCTATCTAGGATGGTATGCAATGCTGGAACTTAAAACTCAATTCAACAAAAAGGCTTAGTTGAGACAAGTTGGGAAATTTTTTACTAACCTTCTGTTTTCTGATCTTAGGGGTCCAGGAACAATGGTTCTGGTATTATCATGGTGCATGACCTTGAATACAATGTGGCAGATGATACAACTGCATGAGTGTGTCCCTGGAACTCGATTCGATCGATACATTGACCTTGGGCGATATGCTTTTGGACCGAAACTCGGAGGATGGGTAGTGTTGCCTCAGCAGCTGATTGTTCAAGTTGGATGTGACATTGTGTACATGGTTACAGGAGGGAAGTGCCTCAAAAAGTTCATGGAGATTGCCTGCACCAGCTGCACACAGCTCAGGCAGTCCTACTGGATCTTGATTTTTGGTGGCACCCATTTCTTCCTGTCTCAGCTTCCCAATTTCAATTCAGTTGCTGCTGTTTCATTAGCTGCAACAGTTATGTCTCTGAGTTATTCAACCATAGCCTGGGCAGGTTCCTTGAGTCACGGTCAGATCAATGGTGGGAGCTATGAGTATAAGAGCACAAGTCCGACTGACTTCATGTTTCGAGTGTTCAATGCACTAGGCCAAATTTCATTTGCATTTGCAGGTCATGCAGTTGCCCTTGAAATTCAGGCCACAATTCCATCAACCCCAGAAAGGCCTTCGAAAATACCGATGTGGAAAGGTGCACTTGGAGCCTATTTCATAAATGCTATATGCTACTTCCCGGTAGCCATGATAGGATACTGGGCATTCGGTCAAGATGTCGATGATAATGTACTTATGGCACTCAAGAAACCTGCATGGCTCATAGCCTCTGCTAACTTGATGGTGGTTGTTCATGTCATTGGAAGCTACCAGGTTTATGCTATGCCTGTGTTTGACCTGCTGGAGAACATGATGATCAAAAGGCTCAACTTCCCACCAGGGATTGCTCTCAGGCTCATAAGTCGATCTACTTACGTAGGTGAGGTTTCCTCTATACGAACCAACTTTACTTACACGACCATCCGTAAGTTATAAAATGAGTTAGATATGTTAGTTAATTATAAGAACAATGGATATTGGATGTTTGCAGCATTTACCCTGTTCATAGGAGTCACTTTCCCTTTCTTTGGAGATCTTCTGGGTTTCTTTGGTGGATTTGGCTTTGCTCCCACTTCATATTTTGTAagcaacacacacacacacacatatatatataaacatatatgacTGATTTCAATTCAGTATTGCTATCTGCAACTCACTTAAATCTATATCTGTCATCAAAATTTTTGGCTTACATCTTCCCAGCATAATGTGGTTGGTGATCAAGAAACCAAAAAGGTTCAGCCTCAATTGGTTCATCAATTGGGTAATGgatttttcatatacatatataaatacatatagaTAAATTTGCTGATAATAATGGGTGTTTTCTTCTATATGTAAATATATTTCAGGGGTGCATATTTGTAGGAGTGTTCATTATGATGGCATCAACAATTGGAGGTTTAAGGAATATCATAGCAGATGCTTCAACATACAGTTTTTATACATGAATGAATGAGCATTGTATGTTGTTTCAGATGGATGTATTAATGTGAATCCACTGATCAAATACTTGCTTTACCTTCGAGCCACTCAATGTCCTAGTGATTATATATAAATTGAgcaagttttatatatatatagcataaaGTGGTTAAAACTTATAAATCCAAAGACAGTTtacctaattttttattttcatttgaatgtaaacaaagaaattgattgaagAAAAGGACTGATCATTTACCATTCATCAAAACCCTGGCTGAGACTTTGCAACATTCGTATACACACGCTCACTAAGACTTCAACTTATCATTGGCTAGCTTCTAGTTTTAGTTTATCTTTTAGGTACATTATCAAGGAAGAACATTTATGGCAAGGAGAAACTAATGAAGGCTCTCAAAGCACATGTTGCCCATTTCACTGTTTCTCTTCTTAGTATGTGGTTGCCCTCTAGTTGCTGACTAATGGTGACAAACTGGAAGAGATTTTGGACATCTTTGAATGCTGGTTCAAGTTTCCACCCTGTTTTGGTGCATCCAAGAATAATGTTGGTTCATTTTTTGTCTCTGTCCAGCAACCTACAAGAAGAAATATTGTGAGACTTAAGGGACAAAAGAACAGCGTAGAGGATAAAAATTCTAGCCTGAAGTTTGGTAGCAAATTTGAAGCTATGAATGGACAACAGTTGGAATCCATTTGAGTTTTGAACGATGGCCACTCTTCCAGTCATATCATTTTGTCGATTTTTAATAATGCTTAACGATAAGAACCATTGGGAGAAGTGTTTACCAAGTCTAAGAGAAGGTTGAATCCTTAATTGAATAGTCTGAGAAATATTAGCAGGAAAGGAGTTGAGCATCGAATGGTAGatataaaaaattcttttaatagcACCTATAGGACAGGGACGAGATCCTTAGAAGATGAGTTCATTTCTCAATTTTCATATAATCCAAAGGGTATAGACCGTAGCAATGTAGAAGTTTCTTGAATCCAGACAGTTGATACAATTTCTCTAGAGCCAGTAGGATCCAGCAAGAGATGAATGAGTTGGTAAGAGAGTCGAAGTGAAGTGAAAGAGGGGAACCAAACTAAACGGCCCTTGCAAAACTACAATTTAAGAAGGGATGCATAGGGGGTTTCCCTATCTTCTTTCTAGAGAAGATAGAGATTATCATTAGTAGAGAGTTTTCTCGATTCTTTAGTGGGGAGGCAATTATTTCAAATCTTCCATAGaaaaatgatgattttgaaaggaaTTGATTAACTCAGGCAACTTGCTGAGATTGAGAGAGTGTTGGGTTTTGAATCGAGTTAAACAACAaagaattatttaaataataatgtcTATTCAAACAACAAAAGAATCGAGtcaatcaacaaaacaatctaTTCAAAGTGGCTACAATGCTTTTGCTTcttaaacaaagaaagaagagagCAAAAATGAAAATGAGCCAAAGACTGCAGCTTAAGAAATCTGCAAACTGATCTGCACTATCTACTTTGTCTCTCAATTTTTTAGTCATAAAAAGATTACAATATAAGTCATTTGTTTTCACTAAACACACCTAACCCCACTAATCTGCCTAGTAACAAGTGAAACATAACTTGAAGACATGCTGATTTATCTAAATCAGTACCTAAACACCTGAAGTAATTTACCAACTTAGCTCATTTACAgctaaataacataacaaaagaACTAGTAATGAAACTAAAAGCTAAGCAGCATACACACGTGCTGCATGCATGTGTGCAAACTATGACAGTTACATGCAAACACCAAAAAAACAACCAGCTGCATGGATGGCCATCTTCAACACTCCTCATTGGCCTCCATGTTGCTCACACCATTCATCTTCCTTAAATATTCAAACCTGACCTTTCCAAATGGCTTGGTCAGTATATCAGCCAGTTAGCATCTTGGCCAGCTCGCATTTTGATGAGCTCGCATTTTGGTGAGCTCGCACTTTTGTAGCTCGCTTTTCATTCAACTTGCAGCTTGCACTTTGCACAGTTTGCACATTTTTCAACTCACACTTTTGCTGAGTTCAAAACTTGCATTTTGGTGAGCTCGCACTTCACCCTGTTGCTTGCTACTGCATGATTGGCCAACTTGCAACACTCCTTCTTGACCATTTTACAGCAAGCACCAATGTTAGTTTTCTTGtgcaacttttttaaaaattgcaaGCTGCAACACTACTAAGTCACATCTGTGATAAGTTTCAACAATAGGCCTGATGCCTTTAATA
This region includes:
- the LOC107918424 gene encoding lysine histidine transporter-like 6 isoform X2, whose product is MVTMTQLLTFRRYLNLPIQYFLQKMVSTSPPKEVQSIGKWAEGDPTRRAKWWYSTFHTVTAMIGAGVLSLPYAMAYLGWGPGTMVLVLSWCMTLNTMWQMIQLHECVPGTRFDRYIDLGRYAFGPKLGGWVVLPQQLIVQVGCDIVYMVTGGKCLKKFMEIACTSCTQLRQSYWILIFGGTHFFLSQLPNFNSVAAVSLAATVMSLSYSTIAWAGSLSHGQINGGSYEYKSTSPTDFMFRVFNALGQISFAFAGHAVALEIQATIPSTPERPSKIPMWKGALGAYFINAICYFPVAMIGYWAFGQDVDDNVLMALKKPAWLIASANLMVVVHVIGSYQVYAMPVFDLLENMMIKRLNFPPGIALRLISRSTYVAFTLFIGVTFPFFGDLLGFFGGFGFAPTSYFLPSIMWLVIKKPKRFSLNWFINWGCIFVGVFIMMASTIGGLRNIIADASTYSFYT
- the LOC107918424 gene encoding lysine histidine transporter-like 6 isoform X1; translated protein: MVTMTQLLTFRRYLNLPIQYFLQKMVSTSPPKEVQSIGKWAEGDPTRRAKWWYSTFHTVTAMIGAGVLSLPYAMAYLGWGPGTMVLVLSWCMTLNTMWQMIQLHECVPGTRFDRYIDLGRYAFGPKLGGWVVLPQQLIVQVGCDIVYMVTGGKCLKKFMEIACTSCTQLRQSYWILIFGGTHFFLSQLPNFNSVAAVSLAATVMSLSYSTIAWAGSLSHGQINGGSYEYKSTSPTDFMFRVFNALGQISFAFAGHAVALEIQATIPSTPERPSKIPMWKGALGAYFINAICYFPVAMIGYWAFGQDVDDNVLMALKKPAWLIASANLMVVVHVIGSYQVYAMPVFDLLENMMIKRLNFPPGIALRLISRSTYVAFTLFIGVTFPFFGDLLGFFGGFGFAPTSYFHNVVGDQETKKVQPQLVHQLGVHICRSVHYDGINNWRFKEYHSRCFNIQFLYMNE